The window tatgcatcgtccagatgcagaggccgggggtacatccttcttttctaaaaaaatgtgCAAGAAATAGTAATGCTGATACTGAACGACCGATTCTAACAATATATTTACCACGTGTTTTTCATCTTCCATCCATCCACCAGTTTTTTCTTGGAAATAAATGTTTCCCTTTTTTATATCAGAAGATACTATATTTATGAAACAAAAGTGTAGGTCATACAGTCAGTAACAATAATACGAGATGTATGATCTGGGAAAACCTAATGCCAGCTTACACTAGCGCCCCATATATATTATCAACATAAACAAACCCTACTTATCAATCAACAACAACAATAACTCAAGAATAACTTTCCCGTGTGTCATGTTTCTCCTTCACTTTTCctgaagaacaagaagaaaaaccATGTGGTGGTTGGTGAAGCTAGGAAGCCCCATATAACCCCTTCCCATCCTCCCTCCAAATCATTCCTCATCGCTCAGTCGCTCACAAAAAGCATCCACCCCTACCACCATTAGCTCGGCTGCAGAGAAGCAGAGGAGATGGGCTCCACGGCGACCGATATGGCTGCCTCCGCCGACGAGGAAACGTGCATGTTCGCCCTCCAGCTCGGCTCATCATCGATCCTCCCGATGACGCTCAAGAACGCCATCGAGCTGGGCCTCTTGGACACCCTGGTGGCCGCTGACGGCAAGCTGCTGAGCCCCGCCGAGGTGGCCGCCAAGCTCCCGTCCACAGCGAACCCGGCCGCGCCGGACATGGTGGACCGCATGCTGCGGCTGCTGGCCTCGTACAAGGTGGTGTCGTGCACCCTGGAGGAGGACAAGGACGGCCGCCTCTCCCGGCGGTACGGCGCCGCGCCTGTGTGCAAGTTCCTTACCCCCAACGAGGAGGGTGTCTCCATGGCGCCGCTCGCGCTCATGAATCAGGACAAGGTCCTCATGGAGAGCTGGTATGTATGTTAGATCGACCATCTCTCTTCCTGCTTTGCCCATTCACTATGGCTGTCATGCCGGGGTGATTCTTTTTCTTTCCCAAATTAAGTTCCAGCAGCAGCAGGTAAATAGTAGAACTGAAATTAGAGAACCATGAACAATTCATCTAGATATATCTCTTTGGATAATTGGATGTTGTGTGGGGTTAGAGTAGAAACCTAGAGATTCCCTATCAAAAACGGGAAGCAGCTTCAGAAGCAGAACCCAACCGCGTGTTGACTTTTCTTACACCCGAATGATAACTGCTACATGTGTGGCACAAAGTAAACTGTAAATTATTCATACGATGAGTTCTTGGAGTAAATTGTGTTTGTAAATACAATCTGCAGGTACTATCTGAAGGACGCTGTACTTGATGGCGGCATCCCATTCAACAAGGCGCACGGGATGTCGGCATTCGAGTACCATGGCACGGACCCGCGCTTCAACCGCGTCTTCAATGAAGGAATGAAGAACCattccatcatcatcaccaagaaGCTCCTTGAATTGTACAAGGGCTTCAATGGCCTCGACACCCTCGTGGACGTGGGCGGCGGCATAGGCGCCACTGTCGGCGCCATCACCGCCCACTATCCCACCGTAAAAGGCATCAACTTCGACCTTCCCCACGTCATCTCCGAGGCTCCACCGTTCTCGGGTGTCACCCACGTTGGCGGCGACATGTTCCAAAAGATTCCCTCGGGGGACACCATCCTCATGAAGTGGATCATGCACGACTGGAGCGACGAGCACTGTGCAACACTGCTTAAGAACTGCTACGACGCGCTGCCGGCGCACGGCAAGGTGGTTCTCGTGGAGTGCATCCTGCCGGTGAACCCGGAAGCCACGCCTGAGGCGCAAGGGGGGTTCCATCTCGACATGATCATGCTAGCGCACAACCCAGGTGGCAGGGAGAGGTACGAGAGGGAGTTCGAAGCCCTGGCCAAGGGTGCCGGGTTCGGAGCCATCAAGACCACTTACATTTACGCCAACATATGGGTCATCGAGTTCACTAAGTAGATGCATGACAACGTCCACCGATATCTTGCTCATTGCCGCTCCTAAATATGCACTATCTTTTCTTTTTCGTTGTGTCTTTGTTAACTTTTTTATGTTCTAAATCGTTCCAAATACTATTGTTTGTGTCCTTGATTTGTTCGAAATGTACTATTATAAAGCTTCTTAATGGTTGCATATCTGATAGATGCTATATGACATGTTTTCTTCTCATTCGATGAGTATAATAATGAAGTGAAGTGTTCTTGATCTTCCTCTCGAAAAAATGTCTACGCAACGACTCATGAACGTGTTTATTCCTCGATATAGCCTGTGATATTATTCTAATACGACATTCATAAGTGGAGGCACCCAGCTTCTAGATGCAATCATAGCAAGGAAGCGTACGGAAGAATTTGGACATTCAATATGAACAAACTGGCCATTATTCTTCATTTTGTTATCAGAAACATTGGATCGGAAACCAAGCAATACACTTCCTCTGACCCACATGTCGCTCCCCCTGGGAGACTCCGGATAACCTAGACTGCTGCCACTAGCTACCCTCTCTCGGTACCCCTTCTCCGCTGTTGCCGGTTGCTTTGCAATGGTAGTGGCGGCCCCCACTTACGAATGTGGTGTGGGAGACCTAGTGGATGTTTTGGATCTAtcacgggcgtgggaacgtggtggTGACTTCCGCTGTTGCGTTGTTATCGCGCGACGAAGGTGCCATTGGTAGTTTAGCAGACGTGTCGAAAATTGGCTGCTCTCGCGTCCGTGGACGCTGCTCTGTTTGCGGTGTCGGATCCACCTGGATGTGGACTACTTGAGTGATCAATGTTTGACAAGTTTTATTGTGGCCCATCTCTGCTTGAGGGATTGGGGCCGAGTGGTGGCGGTGTGTGNNNNNNNNNNNNNNNNNNNNNNNNNNNNNNNNNNNNNNNNNNNNNNNNNNNNNNNNNNNNNNNNNNNNNNNNNNNNNNNNNNNNNNNNNNNNNNNNNNNNNNNNNNNNNNNNNNNNNNNNNNNNNNNNNNNNNNNNNNNNNNNNNNNNNNNNNNNNNNNNNNNNNNNNNNNNNNNNNNNNNNNNNNNNNNNNNNNNNNNNNNNNNNNNNNNNNNNNNNNNNNNNNNNNNNNNNNNNNNNNNNNNNNNNNNNNNNNNNTGTTGTGGGGGATGGTTGATACATCCATCTTGCTGCACCTCGTGGTGGGTGGTAACTTCGGCGGTGGGTGCATGGGCATGGAAGTGGCTACTTGTTGGGGCATGGGCTGCAGGTCATGGGAGGTGGTTTGGGGTGTGGTTGGTGGTGGTTGTTCCAGCGAACGGCAGTGGGTTGGGCCTCTTTTTCGGCTGGCTACAAGCGCCGGGAGGCCCGTCCTGTTCTGCTTGTGGAGTTCCCGAAGGGTTTGCAAGGTCCCGTGCTCATGTTTTTAATGGAGTCGGCAGGTGGTGTGGTGCGGTGAGATCGGGATGCGATGAGTTGGACAAAAGCCTTGTGTTGTCCTTGTCGGTACC is drawn from Triticum dicoccoides isolate Atlit2015 ecotype Zavitan chromosome 6B, WEW_v2.0, whole genome shotgun sequence and contains these coding sequences:
- the LOC119324413 gene encoding flavone O-methyltransferase 1-like, encoding MGSTATDMAASADEETCMFALQLGSSSILPMTLKNAIELGLLDTLVAADGKLLSPAEVAAKLPSTANPAAPDMVDRMLRLLASYKVVSCTLEEDKDGRLSRRYGAAPVCKFLTPNEEGVSMAPLALMNQDKVLMESWYYLKDAVLDGGIPFNKAHGMSAFEYHGTDPRFNRVFNEGMKNHSIIITKKLLELYKGFNGLDTLVDVGGGIGATVGAITAHYPTVKGINFDLPHVISEAPPFSGVTHVGGDMFQKIPSGDTILMKWIMHDWSDEHCATLLKNCYDALPAHGKVVLVECILPVNPEATPEAQGGFHLDMIMLAHNPGGRERYEREFEALAKGAGFGAIKTTYIYANIWVIEFTK